The genomic stretch TCTCCGGCCATGTCCCTGGCCCATGCCTCCCCTTCGCTGAGGGAACCACGTGGTGATTCAACTCCACAATCCAACACACACGACTCGGGCTATCCCAAACATTCGTCCACCCACGGCCAAGATCAGTATGAGATGGACAATTTCAGCATGAGAAGCATTGACAGCAGAAATCGAAATGTCAGGCGATCTGGGCCATTGGACTACAACCTAAGCCGCAAATCAAAATTCGCGGAAGGGTCCACGTCAACTAGCACCGGTCCTAGTCCCTTGCCAAGATTCGTTGAGTCAAGATCTGGTCCTTTATCATATAAATGAAGATAGATGATTCGTAAAGCAATTTTGTATATTTGGTTCAACTCAAATCATCATTATTATTCCTTTTTCAAGGATGTATTAACATTGTTTATCTTATTCGGCCTATGTAAAAATTATAGTTTTATTCAGATAGAGAGAACTAATAGTCTGTTTTTTACTACAAATAACGCAGTTAAAAACTAAagattttaatttcttttgaatttaattctTCTAAAAATGTAAGAGTAAATTCATAGATTTAAATGCAAAATAATTGGATAGTAGTAGTAACAATTATGATTGCACATGCATTTTAGAATTTCAGTATTTGATGAAAAGGCTCTATAAACGTAACACACCACACAATTCACTCTCAGAGATGATCATATTATTTATATTCTTGGCTCACTGTAATTTCACTATCTAACTTCTTTTGGTTTCAAAGTTGAGAAAGAGAACTATATAAAattcatatacatatatagagTATGTATTCTACTACTACAACATAAGATGAGATCTAGTTATAGTTTACATCCCACCATAACAGAGGTAACACTTAACATTACTACCGAATTTGTGCCGTCAGCGAAGGTGATGCctaaaacataaaaatgaagCAGGATTAAATGATACAACAAGTTGAATGATCGATAGAGAATACCAAAACTCAGGAGTACCTTAGTGTTTCCTTTGTCCCACGTCGAACTTTGCAACGTATGGTCGGCAGCCCTAGCCGCTGGTGAGCTTCATACCGATGGCAGCCGGAAAAACCTCCAGAGATACAAATCACAGGTGAATAGCTCTAAAGGCCATAACAAAATATCTTGAATAAGTTAAGCGAATGCAATACATACCATAATATTCACCATCTACCTGAAGCACGTCTATCTGCACAAGAGGTAGAAAGATTATAATCTAATGAGATGCCTATTCCCCCAAAATCCACAAGCCCTACTTGAACAAAAACTCGTCTTCCTAATCGTGGAATGTGGATAagaaactactactactactactataaatgCCTATATATGAGTATTATCTCTAACAGCGAGCAAGATCTTTTTGCATAGCCTCAACGTGGCATAAAAAGGGGGGAGATATCGAGCTTACAGGTACTTGAAGCCCGATTTCACTAATGCTATCCATGAGTTCCTTCACCTTTTGAGGGTCGTTGGATCTCGTACGCATGAGAGGTCTCCGGATTTTATCCAGAGGAAGTTCAAGAATCACTGGCCCTCCCTGTTGAGGCACAGTAGGAGGTGATCCTGGAATCCACAAATCACCGACAAATTAGATTCGCAACACTTGATCTATTACACAACAAATCAATAATCTCATTTATCTACCGTAGGATAAACCAACTAACTAGCTATTGTATTGACCTCAATTTCCAGTGCAATGTGAAATAACAAGCACAAGCAACaaaattgatttcaatgaagaTCCTAACACAACTATAACTAGAGACtacaaaaatatgaaattgtttCCCTTGCTGAAGTCATAATAAAGGAACAAAGATTACATTTTTTTTGCAAACGTAATGTAACAATATGAAACAAAATCCAGCAGCTCATGTGTCACTAGAGAACATCAATACAAACACTTTACcccaaaattgaaaaagaatATAATTAAAAGCTTCTCTAGCTAATTCAAATTAAGGGAATCCCATGATTTAAGTGACTACAATCTTGCAATTAGGATATTGAAAAATTATGGGTCTAGACAGACAAGTTGCCCAGAATCTTAAATGTGAAAATCGAGAAATCATTTATCTAAGAGTGAAGATAATTTCAATTGATGAGAAAATCGATTGGGGATGATAATGTGAGATGAGAATTACCATTAGAGGAAGTAGAGGCAGAAACGGAAACTGCTCTGAAATTGTTTGGAAGATTGAGTAGAAAATTTGCCATTGTTTCTCTGCTTGATCTTTACATACACAAGTTGTAGTAGTATTAATCTATGTATGTGTATATGAGTGAGTGGATACGATTAGCTACAATTTTGAAGAGGAATCTCTAAATCATTGAGTGAAATATCCCCTTAATTGAGATATGAAAGAAAGAAAACGAGTTTTACGTTTAATCATTGAGTGAAATATccccttattttattttgtctttattaattttatttaaaaaaaatcaaaagaacaGATTTCGACATTAAAAAgcaaaatgattaaaaaaacaattataACCCCCGACAAAAGAAAAATCTAACCACCACAATTTCATTCATCAATTGAggatctttttctctttttttttcgttttattttattctagctcgtttttgttttcaaataaagaGTGAAGACCATTTTAATAGGAGagatatttaagaaaaaatttcCTCATAGAGGCGAAATTTTTCGGTATGAAGTTTAGGAAAgggatgttgagtgtgttaaataaataaataaaaaagtacgagaggataaagtaaaaagtgaataaagtagatgaaataaagtaagaaagagtaacgtaagaaataagaaaaagttagtatatatggaaatgactcaattataagGGAATTGAGGGAGTATTAGTTGAAGTATAATTAGTTTAGTAGAAAACGAAGCTTCCCTTAAGGAGAAAAatattatcaaaaataaaaatatatactccctctgtcccgctttagcagtcccagtcacttttgagcactcgttttgtaaaaatgataataaatagttaaattggagaaatggtaaagtccgagagagaataatgtagagaagagtcttatctacgTTATACTCTCTTGTACTTTTAcgatttctccactttaactatttattatcattttcacaaaacgagtgctcaaaagtgactgagactgctaaagcgggacgaaggagtattatttttacacgatgaatcaaaatataaaaataataaataaagtagtGTAGTCTTCGAAAACTAGGGAGGAgtagaattatttaattatgtaatgcataaaaacacacacacatatatatacatcttCAACATATGTGGAATGCCGAGTTTATGTTATACACACTTATTTCATAAACCATAATCTCTATCACGTGACAAGCACGTGCACCAAGGCGCCTACGAATGCAGGCGTCCATCGGAGCGAAACAACCAGGTGCAGCTATACGTGCAGCTTAAGATAGTCCTCAACAAAGGATACTTCAACACCACAAACATCGCCGGCACAATCACCAGAAACATCAGCAGCAGCGCCACCGCCACCCACCCGTGCTCGAAAAACAGCAAGCACGAGCAGAACGCCACCATCATCGCCACGATCGAGAAGAAGAGCGtcgccacccccaccaccatcCAGAACGGCAGCTTCACCATGAAGTCCTCGTCCGAGTACCGCGACGTCAGGATGGACAGGAACATCAGCATCGACGTCAGCGACGACAGCGTCGCCACCGTCTCCGCAACTGGGAACACCACGAACATTTTCCTCTTCTCCAGGATCGGGGCGCCTCTTCCGTCGTACCCGCCGGGGACCGTGAAGGCTGCCGTGTACACCACCGTCGCTATCAGCATCGTCACCAGCATGCACGATTTCGCAGTCTGCTTCATGAATTTCTCTGCATCCGCACGCAGATTTTTGTGCTCGGACATGAATAGCTCGTGGGGCGTTTGGTTTTCCGAGTTCTTCTTGTGTCGGAATGCGGGCCGGACGAGCTTCTCCACAACCTGACAAGTAAGAACACCAAAATATCAGGAACTccctccctctgtcccattagaaatgaaacatttttctttttgagttgtcccataaaaaatgaaacgtttcaacaacatcatctctactttttctcctctcttcgttaactcacaaaacaaccctacataaaatcccgtgccgaaatccaaatgtttcatatttattgggactgagggagtatataccAAACTACCCCTATATATGTGTAGTATATAAATTAATGTTTCTATAATGAAAAACCTCGTACCTTGAACCACAACACTTCCCGTTGCATCTGCCAAGGTGCACCAGGAATGTTGTCGAGCTGATTTTGAGGTGCTAATTTTCCAGCCAAGTGCAATATGTTGTTACCATCGTCATCTATGTATGATGCTACCAAATCTTTGGTACCACCCAGCTCTAACATCAAGCTGAACACTCTGTTATAGCGACGCCGAACTGCAACATGAAATATGCTATGCTCGTCTTGGTTTACTTTGTATAGTAAATTATGGTCCTTCTTGAATAGCTCTACCAAGAATTCATCGTTTCCCGCTTCCGCtgctataaaaaataattgcgCAGATACATGACCGGTACCTGCTTCAACATCTTCTTTACATGATTCCGCAGCTTCCCACAAACAATCCATTAATGTGTAGGCATCCCCCTTTTCTGCATTCACGTCGTCGGTCTTTGACATATTCATGTAGTTCAGCACTGAAAATATTGGGTAAGCAACATCTTGTtacaaaaaaagagaaaattacTCTCTGCCTCAATTAACTTTGCTCATATTTGAACACTGACCTTTTCTCATAATGTTGTCCCAAAATCCTTGGCCATTGTCACTAGAAAAATCCACAGATTTTCGCGCAAGCACTTGCAACGGTGTCAGGCCATTTGCATCTTTAGCCAAAGCTAACGTTTCATCACCTCTCACAATTTTTATAGCAAAATCTAATTAATAAacacaaataatattatataattatttaaaaaataaaaaaaaattaagagttACCCACTTTCGCTACTTGTTTAGTGAACATTACCATACAACCCTGAGTCGATTGCTGACGTTAGCAAGTCAGCCTTTTCTAGTTGGGTCCAAGATGCGATATTAGAGGGAATGAGGAGAAGTTCAGCCATTTCACCAAATCCTTGCAATGCAGCCATGTAGAGGGGCCAAACTCCTTCATCACCCTTAACTTTTGCCAAATCTGGATTTTTTCTCAACATTAATTGAGCAATTCCAATGTGGCCACCAGCTGCAGCAAAGCATAGTGCAGTGCACCCTTTCTCATTCTGAATTGCCAAGTCTTCTCTTTCCATAACCTCTAACAATTTTGAGACGAAATCTTGACGGCCTTCGACAGCAGCTATGTGCAATGCGATTTCACCTCCTTCTGTTATGGGATGTTTGATCAAGTTTTTGTCTCTGAAGTGATCTTCGGCTGCAGCGCAGTCACCCTTGAGTGCGGCTGCGTGCAACACAACTTCCCGGCTCGGTGGTTTTCTTCCGCCTGCTCAAACGTTTGAGAAGGATTTGTTAAATTACATGAGATTTTTAGGTGCTTGTtgagtataaaaaaaaataaataaatattttaatgaggaaaAAGAAGAGataaattttattctaaatatggaaaggAAGCATCTTGGTTGAAACAaattaacaattaaaaaaaggtGTGCCTGAATGAGATGACGAATGGAGTAATAGACAAGGGGCAGTGTCCGTTTCCACGTAATGAAAGTGTTGTTAGAAATATAAGTAGTCATTGCTATTACAACTAAACAAAAGTAAGAAAAtacaaatattcaaaataatttaataaaggtTACAAGAAAGCAAATTATTGTCTTTAAGTCAAGTCGAGATATCTCTCTGTAGGAAGGAATATATCTCGACTATTCTTCACAGAAATGTAtatatgtaacttaatatatAGTCAAGAACTAAGTAACACAACTAATGCTGTTAATATGCAAGCTAAGACGGTAGAAAATACATGAGAGAGAACTGAGAAAATGAAAGATTATGACATCAAACCAATAATAATTTCACATGGTTATAAGAATGAAAAGCCAAATAACATGGCTTTTCATAAACACAATTTTACAGTAAAGGTCTTGTCGTATGTGGTGATGTCGTAAATCATTGAAAACGAGTTATTAGAATTTAGGATTTGGAATTGGGATATTATATGTATGATAGGCCATTTAAGTTAAGGGGGTCCATGTATAGGGTTTGTTCATTTGCAAAGGTGCTTGCttgctttctattttttttatatatacaattttaatttttccgATCCAAAGTTGTTCATAATAAAAATATGCTTTCAGCGTCATACTATTAAAATCCTGGCTTGTCCCTTTTTTAATTAACATATGGTTATGGTTGTTTTTCAATAAGATATTAttcactattttatttaattctcaACTTGCGGAAGTCTCTACTTTAACTTGAAAATATAACCAGAaatgaacttttttttattatggtaCGTGAGTTTGCATACAactgaaaaataattaaattatcttaTAAATTTATCAACTTTTTGAAACAATAAACTCAAATAATCATTAATATAGCAATTACTAATTCATGGAGGAGTACTATATAGTTATAAGAAATAACAATACAATAAAATCGAAAATGAATAGACAAGAAAATTGATCGTGCATGAAACATTAAAGTTGAGTGatcaaatatagtagtattggTGTTACCGGTACCCCATAATCcatattacattttttttaaatatcaacCTCATTCAATCATTTACGATAAAAGTCTGCGTAAATCCGATTTGAAGagtaaaaaattactccatctgtcccatcgAAGATTgtccactttcctttttagtttgtcacaaACAAACTAACATACCAAATAAAACTGCATAGAATTCTGTgtcgcccaaggaaggggtcatcttccgtgggacggagggagtagttaaatTTTGCTTGAAATTTTCCATCCAGAACCAATCTAGAACATGGAATTTTCATTAACGGCGAATCAACTTAGAAAGAATAAATATAGTTAGTTCAGTTTTACTACCTCGAATTTCCAACAACCAGAATAAAAATCAGAGTATGTTGACTCCTAGTCTATGTACCATAATAATTCCACTAGAAAATGTCGACAACTATATGCAATGACAAATCCATGACATGGAAAAATATCCTCATGCATAGATTCGTAATCAACTACTCTATCTTTGtcacttttaaaaataattatatataaataaatataagtaaTATACTTTTGTAGGTACAGTCGATATACACACccatataaataaatagtactactacataTTTTTACTGCTAGCATATTTTAAATATGTCATGAATTGGAAAGTAGATTTCGCGGTTAAAACCAGTTACCTGAGATAAAATTATGCGCTCTTAAGAATATGTATATAGTAGGTGAAAATTATGCGTGGAAATACCATAAATCATGTTAACCTACTTACCATTTTGATTCTGATTTATTTCGTCGCGTCTCGATCTTCTCCGGGTTttggagacaaaaatacccatGGATTCGATCTACAAAAGGTTGAAGGGGAAATTAATTCttatacaataaaataattcaCAATTAATGCATCAATTAAACCTAAATTATTCTTCGAAATTCATAAAAATTCTCTATCaagaagaaaagagagaaacTGCGTACTGCtttcaagagagagagagaggaattcAAGAGgtttttgaattgaaatttACCTTGAGAAGAAGGTGGAATAGTTCTCTCTAGTGAGTAGTGAGATGAGATGAAGTATTGTTGCAAAACcctattaattataaatagtggaaaaattcatttatcttttttaatattttcaagtGAGCTATACTGAAATCTCCTCGTAGTTTCTCACTGTTGTCGAGATATTCATTTATCAATTTTCCACAGGGTGTGGAAAAATCTTAAGCTAGCAAAAAAGACGATTCCAATAGATATATAGTGATAATAAATCAATAATACTTTAATGCGTTCATTGACCAATACTTTAATGCGTCCATAGACTTTGTGAATTAGTTTAATTGCATCAACTCTTGGTCGATTGTTTGATCAAATCTAtttatctatctatatataaaatgcgagttttggccttattttgaatatttatgaattttgggcaaacttttgaatatttataaattttggctTCTAATtgtaattttgtatttaatttgcGTATCATTAAACGTTGGATTTAGTCATGATATTGTAAGTGCCATTACTCATAATTGTATTAAtcataattcaatttaaaagtTTGACTGTACAAATTATACAAATTAAATTTCTACAGAAATTATACAAATTAAAACGTATAAATTGATTAACCCAATTGTATAAATACGAGATAATTCCACAATTATTTCATACTAATAAACTTTTGATATACACACACTTATTATCTCATACTAATAAACTTTTGATATACACACACTTTTCTAGAATGCGACATGTGCATATGCATACATGCACTATTAGTAATTTAGTATAAAGTAGTATTTATACAATATTATTTGTGTCTGACactataataatatattgataaatTATTATGCATATGTCTTCAGTTACTAGCTAGGAGAGACATAATATCATTAAATTGGGAAATTGGTGCATTACTCATTCATTTGAAGTAACGGAAATTGTTGCCCATTGCATTTTCTAAAAGTTATTATACATACAATAGTTTATATTATTGCATTCTTAACTATATTTAACATTTAACGCCTAAAACCCctaattttgtttccattttcaCTACCGAAATTgttgttttaaaatttattttgaacaATTTGTAGGGATTAATATTGTGAAAGTTGAAAGGTTTTTAAATATCTTTATAGTAAATGGAGGAAATTGAAAGGTTTTAGAATAGCCCCCAATTCATTTGTTTGGACTATAAATACATGACAATTGATAGTTTCTAATTCCTTCAACCTgctttttttctataaaaattttgcttgattttggGTATTCATTCTGAATCTTCTATATATTATTTTtgcttttaattttaatatatatttatacattattATTATGGCATAAGTTCATGTTGCCATCAAATAATTTTCTAAACTAGcatcaaattaaaatatatgtgtTTATACTGTTATTATTTTTTGCTTAAAAGTTCTTATATAGATGGAGGCAATGGAGAAGATGACACTAGCACGGGGCGACGAAAGTGCTGGAGATTGTGACCGAAAAAGGTGAGGCTATTGGAGATAGAAACAAGGGTTTAGGTTTGGGAGAGAGTAGATGACAATTGATAGTTTATAATTCACTCACTCGCTATATTCTGCAAAAATTTTGCTTGATTTTATGTATTCTTCTAAATCTTCTACATATTGTTTTtgcttttaatatatatatttatacgtTGTTATTATGGCATAAGTTCACGTTCtcattaaataattttcttaattAGCATCAAACTTAAATATATGTGTTTATAACATATTGTTAATacgtatattattatatttttgctTAAAGTTCTTATATAGATGGAGACAATCTGACACGATGAAAAAGATGACACCGGCGCGGGGCGATGAAAGTGTTGGAGATTATGACTGGAAAAGGTGAGACTATTAGAGATAGAGACAAGCGGATAAAAAAGGTTGGGAATAGAAATAAGATGAATGCGTATTGGAAAAGAAGAGAAGATGGGGGCGGGTTAATTCTTAATTAGAACTCCACTGAACTTTTTTATTAATTCTAATTAGTTGGTCATTTGTTTTATTGAGAAACTTTTGCTGGATTTACTAAGCAGTATATTTCTACAAAAAATGAGACACCATATTCTCGATTTTGGTAATGATTTTTCAAATATTGCAAGAGGTTGTAGCattcaaaaaataaacataaataaaagacATTTTGGTaataatttttcaaatatttcaagAGGTTGTAGCattcaaaaaataaacataaataaaagacATTTTtcgtatatatatttattcatgaatttttaaaaacaataacACCATCCCCCTAAAATCTAGTATTTCAAAGGATAAAGG from Salvia splendens isolate huo1 chromosome 15, SspV2, whole genome shotgun sequence encodes the following:
- the LOC121768821 gene encoding sulfiredoxin, chloroplastic/mitochondrial-like, producing the protein MANFLLNLPNNFRAVSVSASTSSNGSPPTVPQQGGPVILELPLDKIRRPLMRTRSNDPQKVKELMDSISEIGLQVPIDVLQVDGEYYGFSGCHRYEAHQRLGLPTIRCKVRRGTKETLRHHLR
- the LOC121769053 gene encoding ankyrin repeat-containing protein At2g01680-like isoform X2, translated to MGIFVSKTRRRSRRDEINQNQNGGRKPPSREVVLHAAALKGDCAAAEDHFRDKNLIKHPITEGGEIALHIAAVEGRQDFVSKLLEVMEREDLAIQNEKGCTALCFAAAGGHIGIAQLMLRKNPDLAKVKGDEGVWPLYMAALQGFGEMAELLLIPSNIASWTQLEKADLLTSAIDSGLYDFAIKIVRGDETLALAKDANGLTPLQVLARKSVDFSSDNGQGFWDNIMRKVLNYMNMSKTDDVNAEKGDAYTLMDCLWEAAESCKEDVEAVRRRYNRVFSLMLELGGTKDLVASYIDDDGNNILHLAGKLAPQNQLDNIPGAPWQMQREVLWFKVVEKLVRPAFRHKKNSENQTPHELFMSEHKNLRADAEKFMKQTAKSCMLVTMLIATVVYTAAFTVPGGYDGRGAPILEKRKMFVVFPVAETVATLSSLTSMLMFLSILTSRYSDEDFMVKLPFWMVVGVATLFFSIVAMMVAFCSCLLFFEHGWVAVALLLMFLVIVPAMFVVLKYPLLRTILSCTYSCTWLFRSDGRLHS
- the LOC121769053 gene encoding uncharacterized protein LOC121769053 isoform X1, which codes for MGIFVSKTRRRSRRDEINQNQNGGRKPPSREVVLHAAALKGDCAAAEDHFRDKNLIKHPITEGGEIALHIAAVEGRQDFVSKLLEVMEREDLAIQNEKGCTALCFAAAGGHIGIAQLMLRKNPDLAKVKGDEGVWPLYMAALQGFGEMAELLLIPSNIASWTQLEKADLLTSAIDSGLYDFAIKIVRGDETLALAKDANGLTPLQVLARKSVDFSSDNGQGFWDNIMRKVLNYMNMSKTDDVNAEKGDAYTLMDCLWEAAESCKEDVEAGTGHVSAQLFFIAAEAGNDEFLVELFKKDHNLLYKVNQDEHSIFHVAVRRRYNRVFSLMLELGGTKDLVASYIDDDGNNILHLAGKLAPQNQLDNIPGAPWQMQREVLWFKVVEKLVRPAFRHKKNSENQTPHELFMSEHKNLRADAEKFMKQTAKSCMLVTMLIATVVYTAAFTVPGGYDGRGAPILEKRKMFVVFPVAETVATLSSLTSMLMFLSILTSRYSDEDFMVKLPFWMVVGVATLFFSIVAMMVAFCSCLLFFEHGWVAVALLLMFLVIVPAMFVVLKYPLLRTILSCTYSCTWLFRSDGRLHS